The proteins below are encoded in one region of Legionella antarctica:
- the thyA gene encoding thymidylate synthase: MKTYLQLLEHILQHGTKKTDRTGTGTLSVFGYQMRFDLNDGFPLLTTKKLHMRSIVHELLWFLRGDTNIAYLKENGVTIWDEWADKNGDLGPVYGRQWRSWPTTDGRTIDQLSEIVQQIKTNPDSRRLIISAWNVGELDQMALMPCHALFQFYVANNTLSCQLYQRSADVFLGVPFNIASYSLLTHMVAQQCNLDAGDFIWTGGDCHLYLNHLEQTRTQLTRQTLPLPSLRIKSKPSSLFEYNYNDFEFENYQCHPAIKAPIAV; the protein is encoded by the coding sequence ATGAAAACTTACTTGCAGTTGTTAGAGCATATTTTACAGCACGGCACGAAAAAAACCGATAGAACAGGTACGGGGACCTTATCCGTTTTTGGTTATCAAATGCGTTTTGATTTGAATGATGGGTTCCCCTTACTCACCACCAAGAAATTGCATATGCGCAGTATAGTCCATGAGCTATTGTGGTTTTTACGCGGGGATACCAATATCGCTTATTTAAAAGAAAATGGCGTGACTATTTGGGATGAATGGGCTGATAAAAATGGTGATTTGGGTCCTGTTTATGGTCGTCAATGGAGGAGCTGGCCAACGACTGATGGCCGCACTATAGATCAATTGTCCGAGATTGTGCAACAGATTAAAACCAATCCTGATTCGCGTCGTTTAATTATCAGCGCGTGGAATGTCGGTGAGTTAGATCAAATGGCCTTAATGCCCTGTCATGCACTATTTCAATTTTATGTAGCCAATAACACGCTTTCCTGTCAACTTTATCAGCGTTCTGCAGATGTGTTTCTTGGGGTGCCGTTTAATATTGCTTCTTATTCTTTACTAACCCATATGGTGGCTCAGCAATGCAATCTTGATGCAGGGGATTTTATCTGGACGGGAGGAGACTGCCATTTATATCTTAATCATTTGGAACAAACAAGAACTCAATTAACCAGGCAAACGCTACCTTTACCTTCTTTACGGATAAAATCAAAGCCCAGCTCTTTATTTGAATACAATTATAATGATTTTGAATTCGAAAATTATCAATGTCATCCAGCTATTAAAGCACCTATAGCGGTTTAA